In one window of Desulforhabdus amnigena DNA:
- a CDS encoding GAF domain-containing protein, which translates to MIYIDLILNLTLLVTLSTVSGFLEKRWAGHTRLGVVLQGVLFGGAAVIGMLRPLSLGPGLIFDGRSIMVSLCALFFGPWAAAMAVVMTAACRLWLGGAGAVTGLLVILSSAGIGLLAHFRLKPTVYPPSAQRLYLFGLVVHLTMLAFMFTLPGNVAAHVIMRIGPPVMLLYPLATILAGKILSDQVSAVHAMADLQQTKQNLTITLQSIGDGVISTNLKGEIVFMNPVAEALTGWSQTEARGKPFAEIFRIVNEETRKKAEDPLGKVLRSGKVVGLANHTLLIAKDGIERPIADSAAPISDAQGEITGVVLVFRDQSEQRLVQRLMKVRLTLQEYATTHTLDAFLTKALDETSAIVDSPIGFYHFVEADQNTLSLQHWSTRTLKEYCRAKGGGMYSSIDRAGIWGECVRRQKPVVHNGYASLPHKKGLPEGHVEVVRELVVPVMREGKVVAILGVGNKSADYTEKDVEIVSYLADMSWHIVERKLAEEALRESEALFRNLFEHHAAVKLIIDPDTGNIIDANQSAEEY; encoded by the coding sequence ATGATCTATATCGATTTGATACTCAATCTGACTTTGCTGGTGACACTCAGCACTGTCTCCGGCTTTCTCGAAAAGCGCTGGGCCGGCCATACCCGCCTGGGCGTGGTGTTGCAGGGCGTCCTTTTCGGAGGCGCCGCCGTGATCGGAATGCTGCGGCCTCTGAGTCTCGGCCCCGGCCTGATCTTTGACGGTCGTTCCATCATGGTCAGCCTTTGCGCATTGTTTTTCGGACCCTGGGCTGCAGCCATGGCCGTCGTGATGACGGCAGCCTGTCGCCTGTGGCTGGGAGGCGCGGGTGCGGTTACCGGATTGCTGGTGATCCTTTCATCGGCGGGGATCGGCCTCTTGGCCCACTTCCGGCTCAAACCGACGGTCTATCCTCCATCCGCACAGAGACTCTACCTGTTTGGCCTTGTGGTTCACCTGACCATGCTCGCCTTCATGTTCACGCTGCCCGGAAACGTTGCAGCGCATGTGATCATGCGTATTGGTCCGCCCGTGATGCTGTTGTATCCCCTGGCGACGATTCTTGCCGGCAAGATTCTGTCTGATCAGGTATCGGCTGTGCACGCCATGGCGGACCTGCAGCAAACAAAGCAGAATCTGACCATTACTCTGCAATCCATCGGCGACGGAGTCATCTCCACGAATCTGAAAGGGGAGATCGTGTTCATGAATCCTGTGGCCGAAGCGCTCACCGGCTGGTCCCAGACCGAGGCCCGCGGTAAGCCGTTTGCCGAGATCTTTCGTATCGTTAACGAAGAGACGCGGAAAAAGGCGGAAGATCCGTTGGGAAAAGTGTTGAGGAGCGGCAAGGTGGTGGGTCTGGCCAACCATACCCTGCTCATCGCTAAAGACGGGATCGAACGGCCTATCGCCGATTCGGCAGCGCCCATCAGCGATGCCCAGGGAGAAATCACCGGCGTGGTGTTGGTATTTCGCGACCAAAGCGAGCAACGCCTGGTGCAACGGCTCATGAAGGTACGGCTCACCTTGCAGGAGTATGCGACAACCCATACTCTGGATGCATTTCTGACCAAAGCCCTGGATGAAACCAGCGCCATAGTCGATAGCCCCATCGGGTTCTACCATTTCGTGGAGGCAGACCAGAACACCCTTTCCCTGCAACATTGGTCCACCCGCACGCTCAAGGAGTACTGCCGGGCCAAAGGCGGAGGGATGTATTCCAGCATCGACCGGGCCGGCATTTGGGGGGAGTGCGTTCGCCGGCAAAAACCGGTCGTGCATAACGGCTACGCATCGCTTCCGCACAAAAAAGGGCTGCCCGAAGGCCACGTCGAAGTGGTTCGCGAACTGGTCGTCCCCGTCATGCGCGAAGGCAAGGTAGTCGCTATTCTGGGAGTCGGCAACAAATCTGCGGACTATACCGAAAAGGACGTGGAGATTGTCTCTTACCTGGCCGACATGAGCTGGCATATCGTCGAGCGAAAACTTGCCGAGGAGGCACTGCGGGAGAGTGAGGCGCTGTTTAGAAACCTCTTCGAACACCATGCCGCCGTCAAATTGATCATCGATCCCGATACGGGAAACATCATCGATGCCAACCAATCGGCCGAAGAGTACTAG
- a CDS encoding ArdC-like ssDNA-binding domain-containing protein → MVERDTGIGGADEAPRPSQFEIKQRIDGAWRSLMEVLKESPERAISEFIEYSKSANIRRFSLLNQFFLYAQSWGKARFVLTKRAWERLGRTVKAGEKPYRVFVLLPISAGYSRRRGPGRRCYTGAEHGRCSGYVCMEHAEYDIS, encoded by the coding sequence ATGGTCGAACGGGACACGGGAATCGGTGGAGCGGATGAAGCACCCAGGCCGAGCCAATTCGAGATAAAGCAGCGTATCGATGGCGCGTGGAGGTCGCTCATGGAGGTGTTGAAGGAAAGCCCGGAAAGAGCGATCAGTGAATTCATCGAGTATTCGAAATCTGCAAACATACGCCGCTTTAGCCTTCTCAATCAGTTTTTTCTCTACGCTCAAAGCTGGGGGAAAGCTCGCTTCGTTCTCACCAAGCGGGCGTGGGAGCGGCTTGGAAGGACGGTCAAGGCGGGGGAGAAGCCTTACCGGGTGTTTGTGCTCCTGCCCATTTCCGCGGGGTACAGCAGGAGACGAGGTCCTGGTCGGCGCTGTTACACAGGGGCGGAACATGGCCGTTGCTCAGGCTATGTCTGCATGGAGCACGCAGAATACGACATCTCATAA